A genomic segment from Thermothielavioides terrestris NRRL 8126 chromosome 4, complete sequence encodes:
- a CDS encoding ARP8-like protein: MVGKVSDRVLLREGLERTDNGMKQTSWPDVPPINQKNYYTDYMKRDDQILSFRLQSEANRERLVQNAKDRDRAMNTTNGEVPLPLDDLQGEDGPAPSATFMDPSKIIVIHPGSQNLRIGFASDALPKTIPMTLATKYSQTESEMHEALPRRQFEGRTADQQHGEEWSKKYQKMCNDLKVDMRANKRKVLPNSKELVVNFNRRTEPEIISQHNDPLQVEWTDVKAPQDSAVFIGQQALRVPDDSNPKFKLWWPIQHGWLNEDDYPTRAHLFNDIETLLDRAFRLELGLKKKADWKQYSCVIIIPDLYDKRYVELLLHLCIELFEFSRVSFIQESMAATFGAGYTQACVVDVGAQKTSISCVEDGLCIEDSRINLKYGGFDVTETFIKMMLYDNFPYQEINLRRRYDFLLAEELKIKYCTLSQANISVQNTDFHLRAPNQPTRKYQFKYYDEVILAPMGFYDPSIFDNSAKLRGRRKLIDRSYNAYDVELPDDPASAAQLAILALIQPSVTVTTTTGAPGDIGTPSKERTQPFSFLSRNGDVSGTPGTSKAPSPAPEGASTPVPAPYIFGSSSRDLNGGSPAPGGRSTPAPANGTTVLPGTSFDGAAQSQPQQRSAKSLAAERDAVLPVAPLDVAILTSIQNAARGDDKKVRELLGSIMVVGGGAKIPHFAPFLEERLKLRRPDLADRILVSRSAREMDEQVVVWKGASVFAKLPTNDSWITTFEYKMLGSRVIYHRVLWQY, encoded by the exons ATGGTGGGCAAAGTCAGCGACCGCGTCCTCCTCCGGGAAG GACTCGAGCGCACCGACAATGGCATGAAGCAGACCAGCTGGCCCGACGTGCCCCCCATCAACCAGAAGAACTACTACAC GGACTACATGAAGCGCGATGACCAGATCCTTTCGTTCCGACTCCAGAGCGAGGCGAATAGGGAAAGGCTAGTGCAGAATGCGAAGGACCGCGATCGCGCCATGAACACCACCAATGGCGAGGTTCCGCTTccgctcgacgacctccAAGGGGAGGATGGGCCTgcgccctcggcgacctTCATGGATCCCTCCAAAATTATCGTCATACACCCGGGGAGTCAGAACCTACGCATAGGATTTGCCAGCGACGCCCTTCCCAAGACAATCCCCATGACCTTGGCCACCAAGTATTCGCAGACCGAGTCCGAGATGCATGAGGCGCTTCCACGGCGACAGTTCGAGGGCCGGACAGCGGACCAACAGCATGGCGAGGAGTGGTCCAAGAAGTACCAGAAGATGTGCAACGACTTGAAGGTCGACATGCGCGCCAACAAGCGCAAGGTGCTGCCGAACTCGAAGGAGCTCGTCGTCAACTTCAACCGACGTACCGAGCCCGAGATCATCTCTCAACATAACGACCCGTTACAGGTCGAGTGGACCGATGTCAAGGCTCCGCAGGACTCTGCCGTCTTCATAGGGCAACAGGCACTGCGTGTGCCGGACGACTCGAACCCAAAGTTCAAGCTCTGGTGGCCCATTCAGCACGGCTGGCTGAACGAAGACGACTATCCCACCCGCGCCCACCTGTTCAACGATATCGAGACGCTGCTCGACCGGGCCTTCCGGCTGGAGTTGGGGTTAAAGAAGAAAGCAGACTGGAAACAATACAGCTGCGTCATCATTATACCGGACCTGTACGATAAACGGTATGTCGAATTGCTCTTGCACCTATGCATCGAGCTGTTCGAGTTCAGCCGTGTGTCGTTCATCCAGGAGAGCATGGCGGCCACATTCGGCGCAGGTTATACACAGGCCTGCGTGGTCGATGTTGGCGCGCAAAAGACGTCCATTTCGTGCGTGGAAGATGGCCTGTGCATTGAGGACTCGAGGATCAACCTCAAGTACGGTGGCTTCGATGTCACCGAGACCTTCATCAAGATGATGTTGTATGACAACTTCCCGTATCAGGAGATCAATCTCCGGCGGCGGTACGACTTCTTGCTGGCGGAGGAGCTCAAGATCAAGTACTGCACGCTTTCGCAGGCCAATATCTCGGTCCAGAACACCGACTTCCACCTGCGCGCGCCGAACCAGCCGACGCGCAAGTACCAGTTCAAGTACTACGACGAGGTCATCCTGGCACCAATGGGTTTCTACGACCCATCAATATTCGACAACTCGGCCAAgctccgcggccgccggaaGCTGATCGACCGCTCCTACAACGCCTACGACGTGGAGCTCCCGGACGacccggcctcggcggcccaGCTCGCCATCCTGGCCCTCATCCAACCCTCCGTCACCGTCACCACAACcaccggcgcgccgggcgaTATAGGGACCCCAAGCAAAGAACGCACGCAGCCCTTCAGTTTTCTATCCCGCAACGGCGACGTCAGCGGCACGCCTGGCACCTCCAAAGCACCGTCTCCGGCCCCGGAAGGCGCCAGCACGCCCGTGCCCGCGCCCTACATCTTCGGCTCCTCATCGCGCGACCTCAACGGGggcagcccggcgccgggcggccgcagcacgccggcaccggccaACGGCACCACGGTCCTGCCGGGCACCTCGttcgacggcgcggcgcagtcgcagccgcagcagcgcagcgccaagtcgctggcggcggagcgcgacgcggtgctgccggtggCGCCGCTCGACGTGGCGATCCTGACGTCGATCCAGAACGCGGCCCGGGGCGACGACAAGAAGgtgcgcgagctgctgggcaGCATCATggtggtcggcggcggcgccaagaTCCCGCACTTCGCCCCCTTCCTCGAGGAGCGGCTCAAGCTGCGCCGCCCGGACCTGGCCGACCGCATCCTGGTCAGCCGCAGCGCCCGCGAGATGGACGAGCAGGTCGTCGTCTGGAAGGGCGCCAGCGTCTTCGCCAAGCTGCCCACCAACGACTCGTGGATCACCACGTTCGAGTACAAGATGCTCGGCAGCAGGGTCATATACCATCGGGTGCTGTGGCAGTACTGA